One segment of Ipomoea triloba cultivar NCNSP0323 chromosome 12, ASM357664v1 DNA contains the following:
- the LOC115999156 gene encoding F-box protein At1g47056-like, whose amino-acid sequence MGQSPSIHQSSPGGSTHRNRSCYPKPVAKHRRSMSDHSQQDVSSDEDAAPSSDDGLGGCDFSDGIPDECLALIFQSLSSGDRKSCSLVCRRWLLVEGQSRHRLSLNAKSDVLPHVPAIFSRYDSVTKLALRCDRKSVSINDEALVQISLRCSNLTRLKLHGCRDVTDVGMAAFALNCKSLKKFSCGTCMFGAKGMNALLDHCSSLEELSVKRLRGINDGLAAEPIGPGAAASSLKSICLKELYNGQCFGPLIIGSKNLRTLKLLRCLGDWDSILENVASRPNCLVEMHLERLQVSDAGLIAVSNCLELEILHLVRTPECTDEGVVAVAKNCKLLRKVHIDGWRTNRIGDDGLLAIAENSANLKELVLIGLNPTFISLSAIASNCQQLERLALCGSETIGDTEVSCIASKCGALKKLCIKGCEVSDDGITAFAWGCPNLVKIKVKKCKRVTGGAADSLRAVRHSLAVNLDVDEIEAEPVDGSTSDAGAPDEGVEFHSAVSTVTSGGGGGGGGGSGSVVVDADMPSSSNGGRSLASKSRGSAGTDL is encoded by the exons ATGGGCCAGTCTCCGTCGATCCACCAATCCTCGCCGGGTGGGTCTACTCACCGTAACCGTAGTTGTTATCCGAAGCCTGTTGCTAAACACCGCCGATCAATGTCTGATCATTCACAGCAGGATGTTTCGTCGGATGAAGATGCCGCGCCAAGTTCGGACGACGGTTTAGGAGGTTGCGATTTCAGCGACGGGATTCCTGACGAATGCTTAGCGCTGATTTTTCAATCCTTGAGCTCCGGTGACCGGAAAAGCTGCTCCCTCGTCTGCCGGAGGTGGCTCCTCGTGGAAGGACAGAGCCGCCACCGTCTCTCCCTCAACGCCAAATCCGATGTCCTCCCGCATGTTCCTGCAATCTTCTCTCGATACGATTCCGTTACGAAGCTAGCTCTCCGCTGCGACCGCAAATCCGTGAGCATCAACGATGAGGCTTTGGTCCAAATCTCCCTCCGCTGCAGTAACCTCACGCGCCTGAAGCTGCACGGCTGCCGCGACGTCACCGATGTCGGGATGGCGGCCTTCGCGCTCAACTGTAAGAGCTTGAAAAAGTTCTCCTGCGGGACTTGCATGTTCGGAGCCAAAGGTATGAATGCTCTGCTCGATCACTGCTCTTCCCTTGAGGAACTATCGGTCAAACGCCTCCGCGGCATCAACGATGGCCTCGCTGCTGAGCCAATTGGCCCAGGAGCGGCGGCTTCGTCGCTGAAATCGATTTGTTTGAAAGAGCTTTATAATGGACAATGCTTTGGACCATTGATTATTGGATCAAAGAATTTGAGAACTCTTAAGCTATTGCGTTGTTTGGGGGATTGGGATAGCATTTTGGAGAATGTTGCTTCTAGGCCAAATTGTTTAGTTGAAATGCATTTAGAGAGGCTTCAAGTGAGTGATGCTGGGCTCATAGCAGTGTCCAATTGTTTGGAGTTGGAAATTTTACATTTGGTTAGGACTCCTGAATGCACAGATGAAGGTGTTGTAGCTGTGGCCAAAAACTGTAAGCTATTGAGGAAAGTTCACATCGATGGATGGAGAACGAACCGGATAGGTGATGATGGCTTGCTTGCTATTGCTGAGAACAGTGCAAACCTTAAAGAGCTGGTCCTCATTGGTTTAAACCCTACCTTCATTAGTCTCTCTGCTATTGCTTCTAATTGTCAGCAATTAGAAAGATTGGCTCTTTGTGGTAGCGAGACAATTGGTGATACTGAAGTGTCATGTATTGCCAGTAAATGCGGGGCTCTGAAGAAGCTTTGTATCAAGGGCTGTGAGGTGAGTGATGACGGGATTACCGCTTTCGCTTGGGGCTGTCCGAATTTGGTGAAAATTAAGGTCAAGAAATGCAAACGCGTTACTGGAGGGGCTGCGGATTCATTGAGGGCAGTAAGGCATTCCTTAGCGGTGAATTTAGACGTTGATGAAATTGAAGCTGAGCCTGTAGATGGTAGTACAAGCGATGCTGGAGCACCCGATGAAGGTGTAGAGTTCCACTCTGCTGTGAGTACAGTGAccagtggtggtggtggtggtggtggtggtggtagcgGTAGCGTTGTTGTTGATGCTGATATGCCATCGAGCAGTAATGGAGGTCGATCATTGGCATCTAAGTCAAG GGGCTCGGCTGGAACAGACCTATAA
- the LOC116000367 gene encoding small RNA degrading nuclease 1-like — protein sequence MDGMIASAKKDVLVEIVKLAQKREMKGNQGGWKDFLKFYDKKFGSSLSDPAKRSADVLAAFLKTFSQKEDLKIFEKVLQCHSNRDAVLEFQKSSADTESPEQRLVRLTLENPQYPVDYSFPSHEEGWLITKRSKKSKVMQSTEMLAVDCEMALCDDGTEALIRVCAVDRNLKVKLDEFVKPSKAIVDYRTDITGITATDLDGVTCSLADVQRSLKKLLSHGKILVGHSLYNDLRALQIDHPRVIDTAYVFKYRDEPPNRRPSLSNLCKFVLGFELRKKGSPHNCLDDACAAMKLAIEKVEHDVDNVIPFVREKVQEEVQMAKLLVHRVPVVVSSEDLHKVISGEFTVEVKTNKKPRGDRYSAFAIFENQQAATEAFEKLDGILEKDTSGRPQKLVSFELDTGVSGSLCVCKMARHDSCKSNNASTKRPLQDEEPLGESKKSRTDHQGEELEKTNTTATSDQCETHLKEIERLKRELSQRDQEIANLKEIELLKRELSQRDQEIANLNKIVVALTRKQGL from the exons ATGGATGGGATGATTGCCTCTGCGAAAAAAGAT GTACTTGTTGAAATTGTGAAGTTAGCCCAAAAACGTGAAATGAAAGGTAACCAAGGAGGCTGGAAggactttttgaaattttatgacAAGAAGTTTGGATCTAGCTTGAGTGACCCTGCCAAGAGGTCTGCTGATGTCTTAGctgcatttttaaaaacatttagtCAAAAGGAGGATTTGAAG ATATTTGAGAAGGTGTTACAATGTCATTCCAATCGTGATGCTGTGCTTGAATTCCAAAAAAGTTCAGCAGACACTGAATCCCCTGAACAG AGGCTAGTTCGCTTAACTCTTGAAAACCCTCAATATCCAGTTGATTATTCCTTCCCGTCACATGAGGAG GGCTGGCTAATTACCAAACGCAGTAAAAAGTCCAAGGTTATGCAATCAACTGAAATGCTTGCAGTTGACTGTGAGATGGCTCTTTGTGATGATGGCACTGAAGCTTTAATCAGGGTCTGTGCTGTTGATCGGAATTTAAAG GTTAAACTTGATGAATTTGTAAAGCCCAGTAAAGCAATTGTAGATTACAGAACTGATATTACAGGAATTACTGCAACAGATTTAGATGGAGTTACTTGTTCCTTGGCTGATGTACAG AGATCTTTAAAGAAGTTGTTATCTCACGGAAAGATATTAGTTGGCCACAGCTTATACAATGACCTTCGAG CTTTACAGATAGATCATCCAAGAGTCATTGACACGGCTTATGTCTTCAAATACCGGGATGAGCCTCCTAACAGAAGACCTTCGCTAAGTAACTTATGTAAA TTTGTGTTAGGTTTTGAACTTCGAAAGAAGGGATCCCCACATAATTGCTTGGATGATGCATGTGCTGCAATGAAGCTTGCTATTGAAAAAGTTGAGCATGATGTTGATAATGTTATACCTTTCGTCCGTGAAAAG GTCCAAGAGGAGGTACAGATGGCAAAACTACTCGTCCACAGGGTACCAGTGGTTGTTTCTAGTGAAGATTTACATAAAGTGATTTCTGGAGAGTTCACTGTTGAAGTTAAG ACTAATAAAAAACCTCGAGGAGATCGGTATTCTGCATTTGCAATTTTTGAAAATCAGCAAGCGGCAACTGAGGCATTTGAAAAGCTTGATGGTATCCTAGAAAAG GATACATCTGGGCGGCCCCAGAAACTCGTATCATTTGAACTCGACACTGGAGTATCTGGGAGTTTATGTGTTTGCAAGATGGCCCGTCATGATTCTTGTAAAAGTAACAACGCATCAACTAAACGCCCACTTCAAGATGAGGAGCCCTTGGGTGAGTCCAAGAAATCCAGGACAGATCATCAAGGCGAAGAGCTAGAGAAGACCAATACTACTGCCACAAGTGATCAGTGTGAAACCCACTTGAAGGAGATTGAACGGCTGAAGCGAGAACTAAGCCAAAGAGATCAAGAGATCGCCAACTTGAAGGAGATTGAATTGCTGAAGCGAGAACTAAGCCAAAGAGATCAAGAGATCGCCAacttaaataaaatcgttgttgCACTTACGAGGAAACAGGGACTTTAG